TGTTGGCGAATTCTTGCGAACCCCACTGCACTTTGGGTTAGAGTTCTTAAAAGTCTTTATTATCCCCCACCGTGGTTTCTTGGAGGCTGGAAAAAGTGGCAGGGCTTCTTGGGCTTGGAATAGCCTTTTGGTAGGGTGTGAGATTCTTATCAAAGGAGCAAGATGGCAAGTCATGAATGGCAATGCCATTAATATATGGTCTGATACTTGGCTACCTCAACATGACCCTGGGTATCTTAGGGCCTCTTGTCCTGTGCCCCTACATGCTCCAACTGTTGTTGCTGAGCTGATGGATAAAGATCATCATACTTGGGACCTTTCTCAAATCAGAGCGTTTATTTCTTCGCTGGATGACCAAGCAATCATGGCAATTCCTATCAGCAATTCGGCTCTCCCTATGAATGGGAGATACTCAGTTAAATCTGGATATTACTACCTCATGAAGCATAAAAAGAATCAGGTTGTGATGAAGGCAAGCTCTTCTCATGTGATTGATTCTAATGTCTGGTTTCGTATTTGGAATTGCAAAAGACTccctaaaatcaaaattttcctATGGCGTTCTGTCGATGGTTTCCTTCCCACTTTTGAGATCTTTTTCAAACGCAAGCTTTGCCAATCTCCCATTTGCCCTTTTTGCAAGGATCAACCTGAATCCATTGAGCATACACTCTTCCTTTGCCCTTGGGCTGCCAAAGTGTGGTTTGCTAGTTGTATTGCTTACAGACCTCTGCCTCAAGCTTTCACTTCGTTGGATAGCTGGAATCTTGATCTTTGGTTGTGTGAGACTTTTAATTTGGAGGAGAAAGGATGGATTATTACTCACTTTGCCTTTACTAGCTGGGTTATTTAGAAAACTCGTTGTACAATGGCATTGCACATTGTTTCCAGTCATTATCAGTTGTGCAAGAGTGGATTGGAGTTGGCACATGTACGAGGTTTCACTAACTGGACTCTTTACCCTATTCTCTATGACATTAGAATGCTAAAAGCTTCGTTCTCTTTTCTCCGGTGGGCATGGACTCCTGAGACGCGAACCATGCAGCTGACTGGGTGGCTTTGCAAGCATGAAGGGGGTTTAGGGGGTTGTGTGCTGAGGCTTGGATCATTCGATCTCCAACTTCCCTGGTCTACGTACTTTCACGGGATGGATTACCTTGCCCACCCAACTAGACACTTTTCCAACCTTTCtctttcagttttttcttccgtttgttttgtttactgTTTAGTGTTTACCTTGCCCAcccaatttgaaaaaaaactaTGTCGGCATTCGTATTAGAATTTACAACAAATATCCATGAAACAAAGTAGTTAATGCCCAATCATATGAACATGTGAAATTGCTCTATGCGATATTAGTTATTATTCACATTCAACACTTGGCAGTTTATGGATGCAATATTactagaagaaaaaatttcgCGTGTCGGAAACATGTTGTCAAGTGATTTAAAGGATAGAGAGAATAAGAGAGAACTTGGGAAATTCATGGTGTATCGCTTCCTTCTTACTAAACTCCTTTATATAGGATTATGATATTTTACATGATTTATAacacttaaatttttttaattttttattcattttttatcttgtccttgtcttttgtttttttttggtcgaagtGGAGAATTTTTATTAGGCAATGTAAtcttatttcctttttatcttttacttGTTGTTTTCATGCCCTTATCCCTGCTTTATCAGGCCCAAAAGATCCTAGCAAATGAACCCATAGCCATGCCCAAAAGAACTTCAACCCGGCCCAAAATACTGTGACCCACTTTTGCCAGCTCCGCAAGCATGAAAGGCCTCTTTGCCTTTCTGGCAAAATTTCTGTTTCTTTCCATCTCCTGATCAAAATTAAACACATCTTCCGAAGCTGCTCGGAGAACTTCGATGGTGTATATAGCGCTGCCTTTCGCGGTCGATCTTCGAAATCCCAATCGGAATGAATTCCAATAGTGTGCTCTAATCCGAACGATTCGGAAAACAAATCATGTGGTTTTCGTTTTGGAAGCCCAGGGATCGGTTCTCCTTAGACGAGCTCAGGTTTGTGTACCCCATATTGAATTCAAGCTCAATTTAGCtccaattttgtatttttcgtTGGTTTTCTTATAATTAAGTTGGTGTTAATGCTTAACTAGGGTAATTACAGGCTACTGCGTGGTCACTTTGATGAATTTGATTATATTGTGACtgaaatttttacattttagATTATAATTTGGACTTGCAGAGTTAATTTGTATGTAGAAGTCTAAGTATGGTACAAAGatgattctttttgtttttatgtttattgtTCTGTTTGATTTCTGAGAAAGTGGTGGGAAAGATAGGGAAATAGAAATTAGCTAGTTTAGCATTCCTAGAAGTAAAATTAGTGTGAAGGGTAAAGAACTTAAGTGGATACAAGTTCTGTATGCTAAAATAAGTAAAGAACTTTCTGTTGCCGGTGACAACATTGTTTGTTCTGTAGCTTTTAATAGAGGATGCTATTGTCTGAGGGAAATTTAGATGCCAAATATTCGAACTGAGAAGTAGGAAGCCAGCTTGACATAAGTAAAAAGAGTTTTAGAGACTGTACCTTTGGACTGTGAGTGATAGAGGATGCAGAAAGGGGTTTCAATCAAGGTTGTGGAATCATGTTGTGTACATGAAGGGCCAACAGGGGTTTGAATCCCCATGGCACcttggtagtgtgtgtgtgtgtgtgtgtgtgtgtgaaaccCCCCTCCTCCTTGTactttagactatcgcttgtatttttttttttaaaaaaaaaatgttgtgtACGTGAAGGGGAAGCTGGACCGGCTTGAATGTtctgtggaaaaaaatttgaattttggagAACACGCAATTTTAACCACTTGGGTCTCTGCTGTTGTTGTAAAGATAATAAGGTGGTAAGCTAGTTGAAATGCAAGTCATACATGTTATAAGTTTTAAAGAGCCACAAAGAAGCCTGCTGCTTGCTCTAGGACTAGCATGGTGAAGGTTTATCTTGATTGGGAGGAGTTCATGACGATTTACAAAAGGCGTACAATTAACTGGCTAGAGCTTGAAATCAATAAGGGTGGAAAAGGATTTCATCTtttgtcaaataaaaaactagaGAGGAAAGGAACAAGGGTTTAATTTGCTCCTTTAGAAGATTAGTTCTTATTACCTGTTGGATGATTTGTCGTCACTGGCAAAGCAACTTGAGGACCAGGAGGTGCTCAGGCCAACCTCACAATGTGGTCTGTTTTCAAACCCTTAACTTTTTAGGTCTCTTTAATAATCATTccttcaaaaataaaataaaaccgaAATTGTTTAGCTATGATCATAATTTCAGTGTTTATCGGACAAATGACATCCTTTAAATGAGATCATTTTTATTAGCATTCACTCAAATGGGGTCCTTAAATGAGCCATTTTTCTGAGCCACATGGATGAATAATGAATGGGTATCTCAATGGTCCATGTGTGATCCCATGGCTGAGAAACAAGACTAATTGTATATATACAACACAATAGTGGTGGAGTTAGATAAGACAAGGTACAGACATGCTGGATCTTGAAAAAATTAGAATACTCTGTGGTAGGAATATACCCATAGAAAAGGATATGCTATATAACTATTAAACCTTAGCTGTATTATCAAAAACTTCTCTTCGTAATTATAAGAATCCCTTTGTATCTATCTGGTTACAATACTTGTGCTTTTCTAATACATTGATGGTACCTAACATCCGATTCTGAAGATGCCTTTTTTTGGTCtcttataaaaaacaaagaacctTTTTTTAGTCACAGTTTTTCCAATCCTGAAGTTCTATTGGTGcataatttctttctttgtcattCAGGAGCATTGGTTCATTAGAGGACGGGTGGTGTTTTGGACCTTGATTTAAACACATGTTATGTGATGTTTTGGCATTAAATATTTGTCATAGATATGTTTGTTAATCAACATTTGTCTTACTGGAGTAGGTATTTAACTGACCAGCTGGTAAAAGTTCAGATTGTGAATGAAGTGAACAAGGTAATTGGAGtcaatcttcttcctctttcagCTGAATTCTGttattgaaattgttttctcaATGTACCAACATTTAGTCTGTTATAAAGGATTTCGTTATTGAAGCGCTGAGATCAATTGCGGAGTTGATAACATATGGGGACCAGCATGACTCGACCTTTTTCGAGTAGGACTTCTCAATACTTAGTGTTGTTTGATGTATGTTTTACTGGTACTTTTTTCACATTGTCCTCTGAATTTTCCAGATTTTTCATGGAGAAGCAAGTCATGGGAGAGTTTGTACGAATATTGAAGGTTAGCAGAACTGTGAGTGTTTCACTTCAGTTGCTGCAAACAATCAGCATTATGATCCAGAACCTAAAAAATGAACATGCCATATGTAAGTTGTTTCTGAAGAAAGATACTAATAAATTTGCAGTTGCACTAGCTACTCCAGTTGGTTATAACCATGTTGATGGATTTGGTGGTGTgaccaattaatttttttttgcagacTACATGTTCAGTAATGAACATATGAACTACTTGATAACTTATTCGTTTGATTTCCAAAATGAAGAACTACTGTCATACTACATATCCTTCttaaggtttgtttttggtttctttgttGTCCTTATGATAATTGATGATCACCCTATATACAAGTTCTCTGCAACTAGTACTTTTTCTGACATGTTTGGTGCTATGTTTGTGTGGTATGGGCTGTGAAGAGCAATAAGTGGAAAGCTAGACAGGAATACAATTTCTTTGCTTGTAAAGACTCACAATGtaagtaatatttttttttcttctcttttattgTGTTTATGGCACTTACAATTATCTTTCAAATGGAAGTCACTTTAAACTTTTTATGTATGTGGTTTCGTAGCTAGTGATTACGTGAATGCAGTTGCATGGAATATCTAAGGAAGATTGCTAGATCCTTTTCCAATTTCTGTATCACTAGGCGCCAAGATTGACATTTTAACTCCTTGAAAATAGCCTCCAGTTTTACAAAATACGTTCAGGCAGACACAGTATGAGGAATTGAGGATTATGATTTACTTGTCCTGCCTTAAATTTTGCACATTGCTTGCCTATCACCTATAACTTCTAAATTTTGTATGTAAAGGCTTCATTGATTAGTTAATCTCTTTAATTGCTAATTTTCCTGcatatctctctttttctttctgcatCTAGGATGAAGTGGTTTCATTTCCCCTCTATGTTGAGGCAATACATTTTGCCTTCCATGAGGAGAGCATGGTCCGCACTGCCATACGGGCTTTGACGCTTAATGTTTATCATGGTGAGTTTCGTCTCTGCTTAATAAACTTAAGACACACACAACTAAAAAGTGTTACCCTGTTCACTGCAACTTATTTGATACATAAAAGTTTGTTCTGATTTTCAGTTGGAGATGAGTCTGTCAATAGATATGTCACCAGTGCCCCTCATGCAGATTATTTTTCAAACCTAGTTACATTTTTCCGAAAGCAGTGCATCAATCTAAATGCATTGGTTTCTGACACTATGAAGTAAGAGTGATAGCATCATTCTAATTTTACCATAGCAGGCTCCATTCATTTTCCTAAAAagtttcatttgaattttgagacAGAAATCTGGGTGCTGAATCTGCAGAGACAACCACATTAATTTCTGCCGCTGTTGATGAGATTGAGGACAGTCTCTACTATTTTAGTGATGTTATTTCTGCAGGAATTCCTGATGTTGGGAGGTTAATTACAGATAACATCTTGCAGCTTTTGATATTTCCATtgcttcttccttctcttacAAGAAAAGCTGTCGAAGTATGGAAACATACcctttttgcttcttttataATTACAAGAATGCAACGTGCTCTTATTTAACCTTTGCTAGCTTTGTAAATCCAGGGGGTACAAATTGGCGCTGCCATTTCTTTGTATTTAGTTTGTTGCATCCTGCGCATAGTGAAAATCAAGGATTTGGCAAATACCATTGCTGCTGCTCTTTTCTGTCCATTAGATGCTGTCGTACCAAAGTTCGGATCTAAGCCCAATGGCTATACGTCTTTGTGTGCTTTTGAACATGAAAGTCAACCGCCAGACAGTAATAATCTAACCAAGGCAGATGCTGGAATACTAAGAGTTGATGTGACAAACTTGTCAAGCTCTCCCAAAATCCACTCAGCGGATGTCCCAAGAGAAAATGACTGTTGTGATTTTCATTTGTCTTTGAGGTAACATGATGAGATTGACTacaactacaaaaaaaaaattatttttatttttcctactCCAATAAGAGTAAGTCTCTACTGATAGACTGTTCTGCTCTGCTCAGTGACAtcgtttttattattttgattttattagCCTgccaaaatcaaattcataatgtGTTTCTCTAGTTTGGCACTCTGGTAAACATAATAAGGATAAAGAGGAAGATAATTTGTGTTCACTTACGTGCTTGTCTGATCTTGAAATTTTGCCTTATGATATACTATGCCACACTGGAGTTCATTTATTGGAAGTAACTTGTTTTCTCTTGATTGTTAAACTGTacgttcttttttcttttgaagatttttttttggttgtcttATAAATTGCAAATTAGACGTatgaaatcaagttttcttgaCATGGGAAAtcgaaaggaaagaaaattaaaattgggaTACATGTCTTATTTATGAGTGGAGCAGAGATTTTTGGAAGTTTGAAAACATGTTTGTGCTGATTTATGCTTCCTGAAGTGATATTGCTGTTCATTTTGAAGTTGAAACTGTGCTTTTgattacaaattttattaaatttctttCACTTGATAAGAACACTCGATCCTTATAGTTAGAACAGGGCTAAGTTGTTGTTAAGAATTGTCCCGTGGAAATCATGCATTATCCTCTTTAGATTATTTCAGGAGGATGAATCCATGCACATAAAATTCTGTGAAACAATCTCAGTAACTTAATTCAACTGACTCGGCCTAATCCCAAGTCTTTCCAACTATCTTCTTGTTATTTATCTTTATGTTGATCATCTGTGTAGGGAGGCTTTGATTTCTTATATTACTAGTGGGGACGATGTACAAGTGGCGGGTTCGTTGAGTGTACTAGCTACTTTGTTGCAGACAAAAGGTTATATTGCTGAAATGCAGATCTCACTGCACCTGCTTCTTATCACTGTTTCCTTACCAAATTCCACTTCTGTCAAATTAACACAACTGTTTCTTATGCACTTTTGTAGAATTGGATGAATCAATGCTAGATTCTCTTGGAATTCTTCCTCAACGCAAACAGCATAAGAAACTCCTGCTGGTATGCCATTCCTCCTAAGTATCTTTGTGATATTTTTCTGCTTGAGAAATGAGTTATGTAATCAAAGTCTCAGAAAACAAGAGAATTATTAGAATAGAATGGTTGATATCTTTGTCATTCAAGGACTTAGATGACATGTGGACGGCAAAGGGTCTGGTTTAGCATCCTTTGGGTCGGTTTGATAAtatagttttcaaaattttgaaaaccaaaactaaaccaagttttgaaattttaaaaatcaaatgaaccctaataaattttgaaaacagaACCAAACTGGTAACTTTAGTTTGGAATGGTTGGCTTTAGCAGTTTATTTGGTTCTTGGGTATACCCCAATTACACAAGACTTCCTTGAGTTAATGGCGATGTCTGTGCATTCATATGTCCAGtgccttttattttctccatGGGTACTGTTCGATCTAAGCTTCCCCTGTTCCCCTTCTTTTAAGCAATAATTGTATTTTTCGTCATAGATGCTTTCTCAATATGACCTAATTTTGACAATTTAGTGAACAGCGAGATATAGCAATCTTATTGTTTGAATTCCTTGGTTAGAAATGGGTCAGAGCTATatggacaaaaaataaaactaaagtACTGTCATTTACATAGGCCAATGTTAGGTTCcatttttcgtttttgtttttaaaaccGCTGAGATATGTGTACAGTGAGCAGATTTAGAAAAATGCGGAAGATAAAATTTAGACTAGATTCCCCAACATCCCTGGGACATTttcgttgtttttgaaaatGTTTTCAGAATGCGAGATTAGAAGGTGAAAACACGGAGAGTCGGAATTCCGTTTGGCTCTCTTTTCCTATGCCTTTTTCACTCTCTTCGCATCACTCTTCTTTGGTGAAATAGAGATTGTTCAAGGATTccaatttcctatttttatttgatggATTTATATATGTGGATTCCCAATCTCTGTCTCACATTCATTTGCGCCGTTTTGGTCTATTCAGAAATTCTCTCTGTTCAACCTCCATAGAGAcaaaacaatgaaatcaaagacCAGAAGGGTGACCTTCAGAAAACCCATCTTATCTAATTTTGCGGTGGATGGAGAATATCATCCTGAATTTTGATAATGAGGCACAAAAAAAGAACGAGAGAGGCTTTTTAgtcaatgaaaatgaagagaCAGGATTAGATAGAGACAATGAAGAGAGGGGTAGACCTTGaaagtgaagagagagagggagggttAGACCTTGAAAGTGAAGAGAGAAGATAATGagacttttgtttttattatttactggaaaataaataaatttggttcGGATTATAGttttgaagaaggaaaatatggGGATACAATTCTttttatgaatgaaaaaaTGAATAGAGTTTTGGAATAATTTTAgatgaattttgtgtgtgcgCGTATTTATCATTTTAAAATACTGGTATTAATGGAGAGGGGTCGCTTTTTTCTTCACAATTTCTGTTATTTTCACATCTTTGTACCAGATTtcactgtttttgttttctgaaattGTCTTGGATGAAGTTAGCAGACGCATTTTCAAATcttgaaaatacaaattttttttttcgttttcatTTTTGCAGAAATGGTTTTAGAAAATGTTACGGACCCTTAATTTCCTCTTTTCCACTTATGACTCGTCATTTATCCCCTTATTGAGTCACAAGAGTTATagttataaataaagaaaatgatagCTCAAAGGATGTCCAAGTAATTTGCATACTGAGGGAGTATTTAAAGTTAACCAGAGAATTGGGGTAGCTACATGTATAGTTTTTCTACTTGATATGAGCCTGAAATTTTTTCCACCATTTTTTGGTCTTATAACTCATGCCTAGAGCAATGCTTTGCCACAATTTGTAGTTATTCTTCTGCTATCTTTAtccatgttttgtttttgggttttgatggTTTTATTTAGATCTGCACTGTCGACTACTTTATATGATTGAAAATGTTGTTGCATTTAGTTTgaaatttaattgaatttcttgttttcttgttgCATTCTTGCAGCAAGCTTTGGTTGGTGAAGGCTCAGGTGAAGAGCAACTATTTTCTTCAGAAAGTGGCTCATCGAGAGATGGTGTCGAATTTGGTAGTGAACTTGATACCTGTCTACAAAAGCTTAAggtagtaattttttttacagtaAACATGTGACCATCCTTCTTCCTAGCTTGCAAAAGAGTATTCCAGAGAGAGCTACGTTTACTGAACCATTCATTGCACTCATTGAATCTCTTCTTTAGAAAAGACACAAAGCGTTTCCCCTTTTTTATGTGGGAACGAATGGCAAAGTTTAGTCGTTTTATTTTACCATAGTAACTTTGTCAGTTTAAAAATGGTAAGTCAACTTTTTACACAGATCCATGGGTGTAGAAGTTAGTTGTTGACTCTTCTAAAACCCATCCATATTGCATTCCCTTGGAGTGAAAGTGCTATCGTGTTCGTAAACCATTTAACTGAACGCTACATTCTGTGTGTGCACACATATTCTTTAAATACGATGTTTATATTGTTGTCTATTCCTCTTACCTCTATTATGCACCAAAATGTAACCACCCGAGGGGTTCCAAGTTTTCCCTGAATATCATCAATTCCAGGCCCAAGTGTGTGCTCATCCACCTTCTTTCCAGAGGCTAACATTTCCTTGAGTGACTGTAACTACGTGTCTTCCTGTAATAGGGATTTGTCAATGACTGTAACTATGTGTCTTTCCAGAGGCTAACATTTCCTTGAGTGCCAATTATTTTACGGAACTGGTTCCAAGCTTTCAAGTTGTGTCAATAAATCAACAGTTTGGGTTAATCATTATTATGGTTATTTATCTATTTCATAGctaataaaaatttaaggTTTCGAGTTCTAGAATGTTCCATTTTCTTTAAGTTTTTAGCTTGTTTTCATTGTTAGTTGTTGCCTGTCATTATAAATTCTTCATTGGTTGGTTAACCTTTTCTAACTTACAGGAGCAGTATGGAGTTGTGTGTTCTTTTCTGGAAGTGAGAGCTAGCCCTCGCGTACACAGATTCCAGGTAATTCTAGGAATGGGATGGTTGTTGGGGTTGGGGAAGTTCTCAGGGGCTAAGATgagttatgtttttttttgtttttttgtttttgtttttaacagtTATTTTATCTTGTAAAATAATTTGCCCTAAAAAAGTGACCACATGCTGTGCACATGACACTTGTTGACGGCAAATTAGATGGACTTTGTGAAAGTTGACGGCAAGTCCTGAATATATAGCAAGTCATTAATTTACtggaaaaaaattgtctcGGGTGTATATTCAGAATTTAGTGATAGTTTAAGGGGGAAAATGACAGTTTACTCTTTATACAATTAGTAAGCACATCtgtgttctctctctctctctctctctctctctctctctctctctctctctctctctctctctctcttccataCACGCAgacccttttttctttccccttGTATCATTCAACTGAAATGGAACAGTGTTGTCTGTTTAAAATTTGCGACGCTAATATATTTCTTGGTATGTTGCCTAGGTGCTTGACGCATTGGTTAGTCTTTTTTGCCGTTCAAATATATCTGCAGAGACATTATGGGATGGTGGTTGGCTTTTGCGCCAGTTACTTCCTTATAGCCAGGCAGAATTTAACAGCCATCATCTCAAGTTGCTGAATGTAAGCTCATTTCTTACGACAGACAGAATAGTAGAAGAATAGCATATTATCTGTGTTCGTTATATAGGTTTATAAAGAACCCCATATTATATGTATGGTACTTCTGTTGGTACATGACTAAAGTTCATGTTTTAGTGGATAAGAATTTAGGTACTAGCTAGGACATGGCAGTCTTAACAGTTTCATGTACTTTGTTTGAATTGGGTTAATGGAACCATCTATTGATGCCCTCTTTTTGGTATGATCTCTGTGTTTTCTTATCgtctttctttcatttatgtttatattgtttataattttgttgtgTACTGTTTGGCgaggtttttaaaatttatgctCGTAAGACTTATTTCCTTTCTTAAGGGAGTGGACAATATTCttaaaagtattaaaattattaatagaAATGTTTCTTTTAAGGCTATGCAGGCCAATGTTTCTTCTACTTTTTGATCTGGAAGGGATCTTGATCCTAGACATtgtttttacatttttatGTTCCGCCCATGGAGCATAGATGTGGACCTCCCCACATGAAAAGAACAACAATGCATAGGCTCAACAAGAAAAAACCTCTCTTTGAATTCTTATTGCATCTAAAGTAGAGTCCATATTTTCCAAACTTTCCAGATAAAATACTTAAACATATTGTGTacaaatattctttttcttatacAGGATTCGTATAAGAACTGTGCTAGTGCTCTTCTCAAAGAGACCAGAGGAATCTGGCCAGATCTACTTATTACAATTCTCTCTGATGAATGGAAAAGGTGCAAGAGaggtaataaaaaaaaaaaaattctatgaATTATGAGTTggttttttaaatgttttattgATGTTTTTCTGGAAACTTGTAGCAATAGAGGCCTCCTCCCCTCGGAAAGAGCCCAAGTGCATTCTGTTATCATCTCCGAAGTTCTCTTCTGAAGGTAGGATGGAGACCTGTTGTGGATATTTAATTAAAGGATTTTGAAACCTCCAATGTTTTTTTAAGGAGACATTGAATTAATGTCTCTGTTTTCCTAACAGATGGTATAACAAGTGATTCATCGTTTGTTGCTGGTGAAAGGATGTGTGAATTGGTCAAGGTTTGTGTTGGTACCCTATAAAAATTTTACGATGTTGTCAGATAGACGATTATACTGGAGCATCCATGAAGCTCAATATCTTAGTATTTTTGTCATTGGTCTGTGAATCTTGAATAAAGAAGTAAAAAGAGAACGTTATAGTTTATTCATCAAATACATAAGCACGTCAGATGCAATTGTCTTATGTAGCCCCTTGTGGTACCTGAAACATTGTTCTGGCGGCTAATCTTTATCATACTACAGGTATTTGTGCTTCAACATCAACTCCAAATTTTCTCTGTTGGTAGATCTTTGCCTGAGAAACCTCCTATTAACCCTCCAGCtgatatttttgaaaattccCGTGCACAAAGTGCTGGCGTAGATTCCTCAGGTCCAAAGCTTGGCACTGAGCTAAGGCTTGGTCAGTTCTCTATCCTGCACATATTTGTAACTATAAGAAAGTTTTATAGTACATATGACCTGTACatgttaatttaattttctgacAGCCATCATACACTTCAACttcatataaaatattttatttctttaaccCAACATGGAGTATTTCTTGATTAATTTCTGTTGCTGCCATATGCAGTTGATGCTGTGCCTTGTAGAATTGCGTTTGAGAGGGGTAAAGAACGTCATTTTTGCTTTCTAGCAATCTCTTTGGGTGCATCTGGGTGGGTTGTTTTAGCTGAAGAGTTACCCTTAAAGGAGCCTTATGGAGTTGTCCGTATGGTTGCACCTTTGGCTGGTACCGATGTATGTTTATAGCTGTAGTGCTTCGTTTTCCTATTTTGATTTCACATTTTTGTGTAGCATTTATAGCATCAATGCTTCCTTTGCGTTTGTTTATATTCAATCTTATGGTTTTCTTAAGCTTAGAATATGTTCAGTATGTATATTATTTCTGTGGTACTCTCTCTACAGTTCATATTGGTAAACAGTACCAGATGTTTTCTGTGGAAGGTTTGTAATAATGActtagtttatttattattttgaataatttcaGACTGCTATAGTTTCACATGTATCTAATCTTTTCTTGTCATTGCTTTCAGCCAAAAGTTGACGATAAGCATTCAAGATGGATGCACTTGCGGATCCGTCCATCCACTTTCCCCTTTGTGGAGCCTGCTAGATATGGTGCCTACGGGAAAGCGAAGACAAAAGCTTTGGTTGATGGCAGATGGACCCTAGCATTCAGGGATGAAGAATCTTGCAACTCTGCTTTGTCTATGA
The window above is part of the Prunus dulcis chromosome 1, ALMONDv2, whole genome shotgun sequence genome. Proteins encoded here:
- the LOC117638486 gene encoding protein TRANSPARENT TESTA 9 isoform X3, coding for MEKQVMGEFVRILKVSRTVSVSLQLLQTISIMIQNLKNEHAIYYMFSNEHMNYLITYSFDFQNEELLSYYISFLRAISGKLDRNTISLLVKTHNDEVVSFPLYVEAIHFAFHEESMVRTAIRALTLNVYHVGDESVNRYVTSAPHADYFSNLVTFFRKQCINLNALVSDTMKNLGAESAETTTLISAAVDEIEDSLYYFSDVISAGIPDVGRLITDNILQLLIFPLLLPSLTRKAVEGVQIGAAISLYLVCCILRIVKIKDLANTIAAALFCPLDAVVPKFGSKPNGYTSLCAFEHESQPPDSNNLTKADAGILRVDVTNLSSSPKIHSADVPRENDCCDFHLSLREALISYITSGDDVQVAGSLSVLATLLQTKELDESMLDSLGILPQRKQHKKLLLQALVGEGSGEEQLFSSESGSSRDGVEFGSELDTCLQKLKEQYGVVCSFLEVRASPRVHRFQVLDALVSLFCRSNISAETLWDGGWLLRQLLPYSQAEFNSHHLKLLNDSYKNCASALLKETRGIWPDLLITILSDEWKRCKRAIEASSPRKEPKCILLSSPKFSSEDGITSDSSFVAGERMCELVKVFVLQHQLQIFSVGRSLPEKPPINPPADIFENSRAQSAGVDSSGPKLGTELRLVDAVPCRIAFERGKERHFCFLAISLGASGWVVLAEELPLKEPYGVVRMVAPLAGTDPKVDDKHSRWMHLRIRPSTFPFVEPARYGAYGKAKTKALVDGRWTLAFRDEESCNSALSMILEEISLQSNEVERRLKPLLDLETIVESSNSSLGPPKATSSYSTFSNSL